The Christiangramia flava JLT2011 genome has a segment encoding these proteins:
- a CDS encoding TetR/AcrR family transcriptional regulator yields the protein MELNQKQIAILQVAEKLFSENGFDGTSVRQIAKEADINIAMISYYFGSKEKLLEALLFYRGSDFKMQIETILYNENHGYLEKIDQVVEMVVRRIHNNRRIYKIVHFEFSNLGRTIDFENYINFKKQNFQILERFIQEGQEAGVFSKNVNIPLIKTTILGSYFNLYYNKKFFQAMHNLQDQFNFEEYVEKELIPHIQQTIKALLTYEV from the coding sequence GTGGAATTAAATCAGAAACAAATTGCCATTCTGCAGGTGGCAGAAAAACTGTTTTCAGAAAATGGTTTTGATGGCACCTCCGTTCGGCAGATCGCCAAAGAAGCGGATATTAACATCGCGATGATCTCCTATTATTTTGGCTCGAAGGAAAAATTGCTGGAAGCCTTACTCTTTTACAGGGGGTCTGACTTTAAAATGCAGATCGAGACCATCCTCTATAATGAGAATCACGGATATTTGGAAAAGATCGACCAGGTGGTGGAAATGGTCGTGCGCCGTATCCACAATAACCGCAGGATCTACAAAATTGTGCATTTTGAATTCTCAAATCTGGGGCGAACCATCGATTTCGAGAATTATATCAATTTCAAGAAGCAGAATTTTCAAATTCTCGAACGCTTCATCCAGGAAGGCCAGGAAGCCGGGGTATTCTCCAAAAACGTGAATATTCCTCTTATCAAGACCACGATCCTGGGATCCTATTTCAACCTGTACTATAACAAGAAATTCTTCCAGGCTATGCACAACCTGCAAGACCAGTTCAACTTTGAAGAATACGTGGAAAAAGAACTCATTCCGCATATTCAGCAAACCATAAAAGCCCTTTTAACCTATGAAGTATAA
- a CDS encoding acyltransferase family protein, which yields MERQILQEKKRKKHIAGLDSLRFLAFLMVFLFHSTKVFYFGFLGVDFFFVLSSFLLTYLALRELEVNKSFSQKNFFFRRVLRIFPLYFLVLIICLWLLPFLGNQVGLETQLPVRPWLFWVFLANYENSPYILPLKFLWSVAVEEQFYLLFLILSLAFRKHILGVILGLAVAYLLYFHIDAYFGWQQYKSVFFHLANFSFGMLGGWLYFKNYQNPAATFISLFISSVLLYFTAYDHWFFNIILSVWFVSMIFFTEFLFRKIPTNPVTALTEYLGKYTYGLYMYSGIVIILINKLPISDMLLLAIPIKLVLIFGPPTYPSIGLKNIF from the coding sequence TTGGAGCGCCAGATACTTCAAGAGAAGAAGAGAAAGAAACATATTGCCGGGCTGGATAGCCTGAGATTTCTGGCATTTTTGATGGTCTTCCTGTTTCATAGCACTAAGGTGTTCTATTTCGGGTTTCTGGGCGTAGATTTTTTCTTTGTTTTATCGAGTTTTCTTCTCACCTATCTGGCTTTACGCGAATTGGAAGTTAACAAGAGCTTTTCCCAAAAAAACTTTTTCTTCCGAAGAGTGCTCAGGATATTTCCTCTCTATTTCCTGGTTTTAATCATCTGTCTCTGGTTGCTGCCCTTCCTTGGAAATCAAGTAGGTCTGGAAACTCAACTCCCGGTACGGCCATGGCTATTTTGGGTCTTTCTGGCAAATTATGAGAACAGCCCCTATATTTTGCCCCTGAAGTTTTTATGGTCGGTTGCGGTGGAAGAGCAATTTTATCTTTTGTTTCTCATTCTAAGCCTGGCTTTCAGAAAGCATATATTGGGAGTTATTCTGGGCCTGGCTGTAGCCTATTTACTGTATTTTCACATTGATGCTTATTTCGGCTGGCAGCAATATAAAAGTGTTTTCTTCCATCTCGCGAACTTTTCATTCGGTATGTTAGGAGGCTGGCTATATTTCAAAAATTACCAAAATCCAGCGGCTACTTTCATAAGTTTGTTTATTTCATCCGTGCTGCTTTATTTTACGGCTTACGATCATTGGTTCTTTAACATCATTCTTTCGGTATGGTTCGTTAGTATGATATTCTTTACTGAATTCCTCTTTAGAAAAATTCCGACTAATCCCGTTACAGCCCTGACCGAATACCTTGGTAAATACACCTATGGATTATACATGTACAGCGGAATTGTCATTATTCTCATCAACAAACTCCCCATTAGCGATATGCTCTTATTGGCGATCCCTATTAAACTTGTGCTTATTTTCGGGCCGCCTACCTATCCTTCCATTGGTTTGAAAAACATTTTTTAA
- a CDS encoding DHA2 family efflux MFS transporter permease subunit — translation MQDENSLVEYGFRRVVVTITAILCALLEIIDTTIVNVALNDMRGSLGATLTDVAWVITAYAIANVIIIPMTSWLSKQFGRRNYFAASIIIFTIASFLCGNATNIWELVLFRFIQGMGGGALLVTAQTIITESYPVEKRGMAQAIYGMGVIVGPTLGPPLGGYLVDHFSWPYIFYINIPIGIIATFMTIFFVKSPKYGEKLKVNQVDWWGIILLATFIGSLQFVLEHGQQDDWFEDSLILSLSVAAVFGLILFIWRELTYEHPVVNLRVLRDGNLRIGTILTFILGFGLFGSTFIIPIYTQSILGWTATDAGLLLIPSSITTGLMMPIIGKLLERGISHKYLASAGFVIFFIYSFWMYSLMTPDTGSEHMFWPLVVRGVGLGLLFVPITTLSLSTLKGKDIGDGAAFTGMMRQLGGSFGIAIITTMVSRLAQQHRIDLLPNISAIDFKVQQRIDGIKRMFMAKGFSANEALDKAYAVLNGSLMKQSTVLSYMDIFLYLGLLFLVCAPIVLLIKKTGKRAGKPAIDAH, via the coding sequence ATGCAGGACGAAAACAGCCTGGTAGAATATGGTTTCCGAAGAGTGGTGGTCACCATCACCGCAATTTTATGCGCCTTGCTGGAAATCATAGACACTACCATTGTGAATGTTGCCTTGAACGATATGCGCGGGAGTCTAGGTGCTACGCTTACTGATGTGGCCTGGGTGATTACCGCCTATGCCATTGCGAATGTTATCATTATCCCGATGACGAGCTGGCTTTCCAAACAATTTGGGAGGAGGAATTATTTCGCAGCATCGATCATCATCTTTACGATAGCATCTTTTCTCTGCGGAAATGCTACCAATATTTGGGAACTGGTACTCTTCCGATTTATCCAGGGAATGGGTGGTGGCGCCCTGTTGGTAACGGCTCAAACGATCATAACTGAAAGTTACCCGGTTGAAAAGAGAGGAATGGCGCAGGCCATTTACGGAATGGGAGTTATTGTAGGTCCTACTTTAGGCCCACCACTTGGAGGCTACTTGGTAGATCATTTCTCCTGGCCGTATATTTTTTACATCAATATCCCGATTGGGATTATCGCCACCTTTATGACGATTTTCTTTGTAAAGAGTCCAAAATATGGGGAAAAGCTGAAAGTCAACCAGGTGGACTGGTGGGGAATCATTTTACTGGCTACATTTATTGGTTCACTTCAGTTTGTGCTGGAACATGGTCAACAGGATGATTGGTTTGAAGACTCCCTGATCCTGAGTTTGAGTGTCGCCGCCGTTTTTGGATTAATCCTGTTCATCTGGCGAGAACTCACCTATGAACATCCCGTGGTGAACCTTCGGGTTCTCAGAGATGGAAACCTGCGAATTGGTACGATTCTGACCTTTATACTGGGATTCGGTTTGTTCGGTTCCACTTTTATTATTCCCATCTATACGCAATCAATTTTAGGATGGACGGCTACAGATGCCGGATTATTACTAATTCCCAGTTCCATCACTACCGGACTTATGATGCCCATCATCGGGAAATTGCTGGAAAGAGGAATTTCTCATAAATACCTGGCATCAGCAGGATTCGTGATATTTTTTATTTATAGTTTCTGGATGTATTCCCTAATGACACCGGATACCGGTTCGGAACATATGTTCTGGCCCCTGGTGGTTCGCGGTGTGGGGCTTGGCTTGTTATTTGTTCCTATAACGACGCTTTCGCTTTCTACTTTAAAAGGAAAAGATATTGGTGATGGCGCCGCCTTTACCGGGATGATGAGACAGCTGGGAGGAAGCTTCGGAATTGCCATTATTACGACCATGGTTTCCAGGCTTGCACAACAACACCGAATAGACCTGCTTCCGAATATTTCGGCGATCGATTTCAAAGTGCAGCAACGTATTGATGGGATCAAAAGAATGTTCATGGCTAAAGGTTTCAGTGCGAATGAAGCTCTCGACAAGGCCTATGCTGTTTTGAATGGAAGCTTGATGAAACAAAGCACCGTATTATCGTATATGGACATTTTCCTCTACCTGGGACTTTTGTTCCTTGTGTGCGCCCCAATCGTACTACTGATTAAGAAAACAGGGAAACGAGCTGGAAAACCGGCTATAGATGCGCATTAA
- a CDS encoding HlyD family secretion protein, with amino-acid sequence MEQKKKTNKKFIVIISALVTVGLIYGGYKYFHSLSHEETDDAQVEANMNAIIPHVGGYVQEVLVEDNQKVKKGDTLFIIDNRDYKVQLEQARAQMAAAESQLNVAKASIGSYQANAAASRAQVTTASESIETAKIKLWRAENDFKRYENLYTSHSITEQQYEQALAAKQEAEKQLDILKSQQKASNSQSNAAASQTKISEKQVSVAEANLKSAEAQLNAAMLNMDYTVVTAPIDGQLSNVDLQAGQFVQPGQSLFYLVNTDKKWIVANFKETQLDKMQIGQKVGIEVDAYPGTEFEGVVSAFSPATGARFSLLPPDNATGNFVKTVQRLPVKIDFTNSNDSEKLQRLRSGMNVVVDVHLN; translated from the coding sequence ATGGAACAGAAAAAGAAGACCAATAAAAAATTCATCGTGATCATTTCAGCTCTTGTGACCGTTGGACTGATCTACGGAGGTTATAAATATTTTCATTCGCTTTCTCATGAAGAGACGGATGATGCCCAGGTAGAAGCCAATATGAACGCCATCATTCCTCATGTTGGCGGATATGTTCAGGAGGTTTTGGTTGAAGACAATCAGAAAGTTAAAAAAGGGGACACCCTGTTCATTATTGATAACCGCGATTATAAAGTGCAACTGGAACAGGCCCGTGCGCAGATGGCCGCGGCTGAAAGTCAGTTGAATGTCGCTAAAGCCAGCATTGGGTCATACCAGGCGAATGCTGCTGCTTCCAGAGCGCAGGTAACTACAGCTTCTGAAAGTATCGAAACCGCCAAGATCAAATTGTGGCGGGCTGAAAATGATTTCAAGCGTTATGAAAACCTTTATACAAGCCATTCGATTACCGAACAGCAATATGAGCAGGCGCTGGCTGCAAAACAGGAAGCTGAAAAACAACTGGATATTCTGAAAAGTCAGCAAAAGGCCAGTAACAGCCAAAGCAACGCCGCCGCCTCACAGACAAAAATTTCAGAAAAACAGGTATCTGTGGCTGAGGCAAATCTGAAAAGTGCTGAAGCACAGCTGAACGCCGCCATGCTGAATATGGATTACACAGTAGTTACGGCTCCTATTGACGGCCAGCTTTCCAACGTGGATCTTCAGGCAGGTCAATTTGTACAGCCGGGACAGTCACTGTTCTACCTGGTGAATACAGATAAGAAGTGGATTGTTGCCAATTTCAAGGAAACGCAGTTAGACAAGATGCAGATCGGTCAAAAAGTAGGAATTGAAGTAGACGCTTACCCGGGAACCGAATTTGAAGGCGTGGTTAGCGCTTTTTCTCCAGCAACCGGAGCCAGGTTTTCGCTGCTTCCGCCAGATAATGCGACCGGAAATTTTGTAAAAACCGTTCAGCGACTGCCGGTGAAGATCGATTTTACCAATAGTAACGATTCAGAAAAACTACAAAGACTACGCTCCGGAATGAACGTGGTGGTAGATGTACATTTAAACTAG
- a CDS encoding rhodanese-like domain-containing protein — translation MKELSQKDWKEQLEKDENAVILDVRTDEEVEEGHIPNAKQIDIYRGQGFIDEVEKLDKSKNYYIYCRSGKRSSQACTLLDQMGFANTYNLEGGFMEWEGETTS, via the coding sequence ATGAAAGAATTATCTCAAAAAGACTGGAAAGAGCAGCTGGAGAAAGATGAGAATGCCGTGATCCTCGATGTTCGGACTGACGAAGAAGTGGAAGAAGGGCATATCCCGAACGCCAAACAAATTGATATTTACCGCGGTCAGGGATTTATAGATGAAGTAGAGAAACTGGATAAATCCAAGAATTATTATATCTATTGCAGATCAGGAAAAAGAAGTTCCCAGGCCTGCACGCTATTGGATCAAATGGGTTTTGCCAATACTTATAATCTGGAAGGCGGATTTATGGAATGGGAGGGAGAAACCACCAGCTAG
- a CDS encoding c-type cytochrome: MANLLARLFTSVLLLLAVVIVGVYLYGSHPGWFIKNEISAAEWAPKEPESLFESGNMPADVAYGFQLISETSSFIGPMAADDQMHYAGNNLACANCHLQNGTQAGSGSWIGVTDRFPQFRSRSNSQGTIEDRINGCMARSMNGEPLPVDSKEMKAIVSYMEWLGEDLPEERVKEFKGFPKIQLPEVAVDFEKGKALYAQECAVCHGENGQGQKFKDATKGYQYPPLWGPDSFNDGAGMHRVITAAEFIKSNMPFGQATWENPKLTDEEAYHLAGYINNFSRPHKANLEKDFPDRKLKPVSTPYGPWADNFPAEQHQFGPFQPIMEFYKKQYDLNKTK; this comes from the coding sequence TTGGCAAATTTGCTTGCGCGGCTTTTTACGTCGGTCCTATTGCTGCTGGCAGTAGTCATCGTAGGAGTGTATCTTTATGGATCACATCCCGGCTGGTTCATAAAAAATGAAATCAGTGCTGCGGAATGGGCACCCAAAGAGCCGGAAAGTCTGTTTGAGTCCGGCAATATGCCTGCGGATGTAGCCTATGGTTTTCAGCTTATTTCTGAAACCAGCAGTTTCATTGGTCCTATGGCCGCAGATGACCAGATGCATTATGCCGGGAATAACCTGGCCTGTGCTAATTGTCATCTTCAGAATGGTACCCAGGCGGGGTCTGGATCCTGGATTGGAGTGACCGACCGTTTTCCGCAGTTTCGCTCGAGATCAAACAGTCAGGGAACTATTGAAGATCGTATCAACGGCTGTATGGCCAGAAGTATGAACGGTGAACCGCTCCCGGTAGATTCCAAAGAAATGAAAGCAATCGTTTCGTATATGGAATGGTTGGGGGAAGACCTCCCGGAAGAACGCGTAAAAGAATTCAAAGGTTTCCCTAAGATCCAACTGCCTGAAGTGGCAGTAGATTTCGAGAAAGGAAAAGCCCTATATGCACAGGAGTGTGCCGTATGCCACGGGGAAAACGGGCAGGGACAAAAATTTAAAGATGCTACCAAAGGCTACCAGTACCCGCCACTCTGGGGACCTGATAGTTTTAATGACGGCGCCGGAATGCACCGCGTGATCACCGCCGCAGAATTCATCAAATCCAATATGCCGTTTGGCCAGGCAACCTGGGAAAATCCAAAATTGACCGACGAGGAGGCTTATCACCTGGCCGGTTATATCAACAATTTTTCGCGCCCTCACAAAGCAAACCTGGAAAAAGATTTTCCCGATCGCAAATTAAAACCCGTTTCGACCCCTTACGGGCCATGGGCAGATAACTTCCCTGCAGAGCAACACCAGTTTGGACCTTTCCAGCCTATTATGGAATTCTATAAAAAACAGTACGACCTCAACAAGACCAAGTAA
- a CDS encoding S8 family peptidase, whose protein sequence is MNLNSLKTLSVAAFSAAILMSCNQDQNSEAPSLEENMVAPSSAQVIEGQYIVVFKNDATTNQARMAESYQKSQDMVKARTLKMVQEAGIKADILNIYSKSINGATLKLSAADAEALRGREDVDYIEEDKIVMFAPPCGTPNGAPCDGNGGGGTGGSQETPYGITRVNGGVAYGGSGIAWVIDTGIDLDHEDLNVDASKGFNAFTSGKDGRSLDDGNGHGSHVAGTIAAKDNSVGVIGVAPGATVVPVKVLDSRGSGSYSGVIAGVDHVAANGKTGDVANMSLGGPVSQALDDAVVAASSKVKFALAAGNETDDANNHSPARANGPNIYTISAMDSNDDFAYFSNYGNPPVDYCTPGVAILSTWKGGGYNTISGTSMASPHAAGILLLGNPANGGTVNGDPDGNPDTIMVH, encoded by the coding sequence ATGAATTTAAATTCACTTAAAACCTTAAGTGTTGCTGCTTTTTCAGCAGCAATCCTCATGTCCTGTAACCAGGATCAGAATTCTGAAGCGCCATCTCTTGAAGAAAATATGGTCGCGCCATCTTCAGCACAGGTTATCGAAGGACAGTATATCGTCGTTTTCAAAAACGACGCTACAACCAACCAGGCCAGAATGGCCGAATCTTACCAGAAATCACAGGATATGGTGAAAGCCAGAACTTTGAAAATGGTGCAGGAAGCTGGAATTAAAGCCGATATCCTTAATATTTACAGTAAATCTATTAACGGTGCGACCTTGAAACTAAGCGCTGCTGATGCGGAAGCTTTAAGAGGACGCGAGGATGTGGATTATATCGAAGAAGATAAAATTGTGATGTTCGCCCCTCCTTGTGGAACGCCAAACGGTGCTCCTTGTGACGGAAATGGCGGTGGAGGTACCGGCGGAAGCCAGGAAACTCCTTATGGCATCACTCGTGTGAACGGAGGAGTTGCTTATGGCGGTTCAGGTATTGCATGGGTAATTGACACCGGTATCGACCTGGATCACGAAGATCTTAACGTTGATGCTTCCAAAGGTTTTAATGCGTTCACTTCCGGAAAAGATGGAAGATCCCTGGACGACGGTAACGGTCATGGTAGCCACGTAGCCGGTACAATCGCTGCAAAAGATAACAGCGTTGGGGTAATTGGTGTTGCTCCCGGTGCCACTGTTGTTCCTGTAAAAGTATTGGATAGCAGAGGTAGCGGGTCTTATTCCGGAGTTATTGCTGGTGTGGATCATGTTGCTGCGAATGGTAAAACTGGTGATGTGGCAAATATGTCTCTTGGAGGGCCGGTTTCTCAGGCATTAGATGATGCAGTAGTTGCAGCTTCTTCCAAAGTTAAATTCGCTTTGGCGGCCGGTAACGAAACTGATGATGCAAACAACCATTCTCCTGCAAGAGCTAATGGTCCAAATATTTACACTATTTCAGCAATGGATTCTAATGATGATTTTGCGTATTTCAGCAACTACGGAAATCCTCCTGTAGATTACTGTACTCCAGGTGTCGCTATTCTTTCTACCTGGAAAGGTGGTGGTTACAATACCATTAGTGGAACTTCTATGGCTTCTCCTCATGCAGCTGGAATCCTGTTATTAGGAAATCCAGCCAATGGAGGAACTGTGAATGGTGACCCTGATGGAAATCCTGATACGATCATGGTTCACTAA
- a CDS encoding TolC family protein codes for MKYKVYIISIFCLFVQQILSAQERQLSIEEAVNLALEQSDEAKMANQTVETAAAQLKTTKNNQYPDFKLSGQYSYLSNADVNFKLNTGSSSSEGSEGQQSGSSPKINQLLLGQANVSMPLFSGFKLKNAIAADENRLKAATFSAENSKEQIALQVIQDYLSLYKARKAVELLEESLKGAERRVTDFNAMEQNGLLARNDLLKAQLQQANTRLNLEEARKNEQIINYQLIKELNLPEGTIVQTDDASFLMTPVVSAEETSRKDLEALKFQEQAAENGVEVAKSAYFPSIGLTGGYIALDVHNALTVSNAMNFGVGLSYNLSSIFKSKQDVKLAESRARELQFQIDQVEDQVHIQVENAKKEYELALKKLDVYSQSEEQAVENFRIVKDKYDNGLEDTNDLLEADVEQLQAKINMAYAKANIAQKYYELLRAKGGLTQNFTKD; via the coding sequence ATGAAGTATAAGGTGTATATTATCAGTATTTTCTGCCTGTTCGTGCAGCAAATACTCAGCGCCCAAGAACGCCAGTTATCGATTGAAGAGGCGGTAAACCTGGCTCTCGAACAAAGCGATGAAGCCAAAATGGCCAACCAGACCGTGGAAACTGCAGCTGCGCAATTAAAGACCACTAAAAACAATCAGTACCCAGATTTCAAACTTTCTGGCCAGTACAGCTACCTTTCAAATGCTGATGTAAATTTCAAGCTGAATACCGGTTCATCTTCTTCGGAAGGCTCAGAAGGTCAGCAATCAGGAAGTTCTCCCAAAATTAATCAGTTATTGCTCGGTCAGGCGAATGTTTCCATGCCGCTATTTTCGGGATTCAAACTGAAAAATGCGATCGCTGCCGATGAAAACCGGTTGAAAGCAGCAACTTTTTCCGCAGAAAATTCGAAGGAACAAATCGCTTTACAAGTAATTCAGGATTATCTATCGCTCTACAAAGCCCGGAAAGCGGTGGAATTACTGGAAGAAAGCCTGAAAGGGGCTGAGAGGAGAGTGACCGATTTTAACGCCATGGAACAAAACGGATTGCTGGCCAGGAATGACCTTTTAAAAGCCCAGTTGCAGCAGGCAAACACTCGCCTAAACCTGGAAGAAGCCAGAAAGAACGAGCAGATCATCAATTATCAGCTCATCAAAGAGTTGAACCTGCCTGAAGGAACTATCGTCCAAACCGATGATGCTTCCTTCCTGATGACTCCAGTTGTTTCAGCTGAGGAAACAAGCCGAAAAGACCTGGAGGCGCTAAAGTTCCAGGAGCAAGCGGCCGAGAACGGCGTGGAGGTTGCAAAAAGTGCTTATTTCCCGTCCATAGGTCTTACCGGTGGTTATATTGCCCTGGATGTTCACAACGCGCTTACTGTTTCAAACGCCATGAATTTCGGCGTAGGTTTATCTTACAATCTTTCGAGCATTTTTAAAAGCAAACAGGATGTAAAACTGGCTGAAAGCAGGGCCAGGGAATTGCAGTTTCAAATAGACCAGGTAGAAGACCAGGTACATATTCAGGTAGAAAATGCCAAAAAAGAATATGAATTGGCGCTAAAAAAACTGGATGTATACTCCCAGTCTGAAGAGCAGGCTGTGGAAAATTTTCGGATCGTGAAAGACAAATACGACAATGGCCTGGAAGATACCAATGACCTGCTGGAGGCTGATGTGGAACAACTTCAGGCCAAAATCAATATGGCGTATGCGAAAGCCAATATTGCCCAGAAATATTATGAATTGCTAAGAGCCAAAGGTGGCTTGACCCAGAATTTTACAAAAGACTAA
- a CDS encoding MarR family winged helix-turn-helix transcriptional regulator, with translation MKIEEIIKTSAELPNSRRLVLNLIITANHVTEKVVEVLKPFGISNQQFNVLRILRGQKGKPANLYTIQERMVTKMSNTTRLVDKLVKNDLCERIVCPSNRRKVEIRITQEGLKLLEKVDPLMEKVEKEIAEKLTEKEIESLNAYLNGLRT, from the coding sequence ATGAAAATAGAAGAAATCATCAAGACATCTGCAGAATTGCCTAATTCCAGAAGACTGGTTTTAAATCTCATCATTACCGCCAATCATGTGACTGAAAAGGTGGTAGAAGTTTTGAAACCCTTCGGTATTAGCAATCAACAGTTCAACGTGTTGCGCATTCTACGCGGTCAAAAAGGCAAGCCGGCCAACCTTTATACCATTCAGGAACGAATGGTGACCAAAATGAGCAATACAACCAGACTGGTAGACAAGTTGGTGAAAAACGACCTGTGTGAACGCATTGTTTGTCCTTCTAATAGACGGAAAGTCGAAATTCGCATCACACAGGAGGGATTAAAATTGCTAGAAAAAGTTGACCCCCTGATGGAAAAGGTGGAGAAAGAAATTGCTGAAAAATTAACTGAAAAAGAAATTGAATCACTAAATGCCTATTTAAATGGACTTAGAACTTAA
- a CDS encoding outer membrane beta-barrel protein, which produces MNKKIYLFILALSFFGLANAQEFSFGIKGGPSYVSGGQITGNSSGGIYFDGTVEADSKIGFHAGAFFELRFNKFLLRPEFIYSAMETEFQFPTAPSAYEVNKISVPLLFGYNVWGPIDIYGGPAYQNIIDSSLEGTEPPDQVIVAQNTPLAGMVGIKAGFGRFEVDLRYDRSLSTAETQDIDIVNTTSGGTQGYGINKAYFEDARLNQIMLSLSFKIFDSEANAGRRRGGCYF; this is translated from the coding sequence ATGAACAAAAAGATTTATCTATTTATTCTGGCGCTATCCTTCTTTGGGCTTGCCAATGCACAGGAATTCAGTTTCGGAATAAAAGGTGGGCCAAGCTATGTTTCAGGAGGTCAGATCACCGGGAATAGTTCCGGAGGTATATATTTTGATGGAACTGTTGAAGCCGATTCCAAAATAGGTTTTCACGCCGGTGCATTTTTCGAATTGCGTTTCAATAAATTCCTGCTTAGACCAGAATTTATTTACAGCGCAATGGAAACAGAATTTCAATTTCCTACCGCTCCATCAGCATACGAGGTGAATAAGATCAGTGTTCCCTTGTTGTTTGGATATAATGTTTGGGGGCCAATTGATATTTACGGGGGGCCGGCGTATCAAAATATAATTGATTCCTCTTTGGAAGGAACAGAACCACCAGACCAGGTTATTGTTGCTCAGAATACACCTCTGGCAGGAATGGTTGGAATCAAGGCAGGTTTTGGTCGATTTGAGGTCGATCTGCGTTATGATCGTTCGTTGTCTACTGCTGAAACTCAGGATATCGATATTGTTAATACCACTTCCGGAGGTACGCAGGGATATGGGATCAATAAAGCCTATTTTGAAGATGCTCGTTTAAACCAGATCATGCTGAGTTTGAGTTTTAAAATATTCGATAGTGAAGCAAATGCCGGAAGGCGCCGTGGCGGTTGTTACTTCTAA
- a CDS encoding DUF808 domain-containing protein: MASGIFALLDDIATLMDDVATMGKVAGKKTAGILGDDLAVNAEKASGFLSDRELPVLWAITKGSLLNKLIILPIAFLLSAFVPVVIKVILIIGGVYLAYEGAEKIYEYFVPHPHEDVHELEDLSREDMLEHEKKKIKSAILTDFILSVEIVIIALGTVADEALSTKIIVVSIIAIIATIGVYGIVALIVRMDEFGLKLINLNEQDDSFSDKVGKILVNALPWVIKALGIIGTIALLLVSGGIFVHNLHFVHELVHSLPSMLGEFLTGVVAGALILPIINLLKKAWKNIFKK, translated from the coding sequence ATGGCTTCAGGAATTTTTGCATTATTAGACGATATAGCGACCTTGATGGATGATGTCGCGACCATGGGTAAAGTTGCCGGAAAGAAAACTGCCGGAATCCTGGGCGATGATCTCGCGGTAAATGCCGAAAAAGCTTCCGGGTTTCTATCTGATCGGGAACTGCCCGTTCTCTGGGCCATTACTAAAGGTTCTCTTTTAAACAAGTTGATCATTCTGCCAATTGCCTTCCTTTTAAGCGCCTTTGTTCCGGTGGTCATTAAAGTTATTTTGATAATTGGCGGAGTTTACCTGGCTTACGAAGGAGCTGAAAAAATCTACGAATACTTCGTACCTCATCCCCATGAAGACGTGCACGAGCTGGAAGATTTGAGCAGGGAAGACATGCTGGAACACGAAAAAAAGAAGATCAAATCAGCAATTTTGACCGATTTTATCCTTTCCGTAGAGATTGTCATTATCGCGCTGGGAACGGTGGCTGATGAAGCCCTTTCCACCAAGATCATCGTCGTTTCGATCATTGCCATTATCGCTACCATCGGTGTTTATGGAATCGTAGCTTTAATCGTACGCATGGATGAATTTGGCCTGAAACTGATCAACCTCAATGAACAGGATGATAGTTTTTCAGATAAAGTGGGGAAAATACTGGTAAACGCACTGCCGTGGGTGATCAAGGCACTGGGAATCATCGGAACCATCGCCCTCTTGCTGGTTTCGGGAGGGATTTTCGTTCATAACCTTCATTTTGTACATGAACTGGTACATTCTCTTCCAAGTATGCTGGGTGAATTTCTGACCGGCGTGGTGGCTGGAGCCCTTATTTTGCCAATTATTAACCTGCTGAAAAAAGCCTGGAAAAATATTTTTAAGAAATAG